CGGCCTTTCATCGGCAGATGCCCCCTGTGGCCAAAATCTATCCCCTCCCCTATGCCCTTTTTGAACAGGGGATTCAACGCTATGGGTTTCATGGCATCAGTCACGCCCATGTCAGTCACCAGGCCAGCCTCATCCTCAACCGTGATCTCCATGATCTAGCCCTCATTACCTGTCACTTAGGCAATGGCTGTTCCCTGGCCGCAGTTAAGCAGGGCCGCTGTGTGGATACGACTATGGGGTTTACGCCCACGGCCGGGTTAATGATGGGGACGCGTTGTGGCGACTTAGATCCAGGCATCTTAGTGTATTTGGCCCGCCAAGGCTATTCCCCTGAGGAGTTGGATCAGTTAATCAATCGTCAATCGGGCCTGGTGGGGGTATCGGGGATTAGTAGTGATCTGCGGGAGATTTTGGCAGCCGTAGCAACCGGGAATTCCCAGGCCCAACTGGCCTATGACCTGTATATTTATCACCTGCAAGCCAAGATTTCCAGTTTAATTCCAGCCCTGGGCCGCTTAGATGCCTTAGTCTTTACGGCCGGTGTAGGTGAAAATTCTCCCCAAGTGCGGCGAGATGTTTGTCATGGCCTGGCCTGGTTGGGATTAGACCTCAATGAAGCCCTCAATTCCCAACACCCCCGTGATCAGGATATTGCTATGACTCATTCCCATATCCGGGTGTTAGTGATCCATACCCAAGAAGATTGGGCCATTGCCCAGGCCTGTTGGGAGAATCTAACAAGAACATAAAACCAGCAGTCTATATTGTCAGCAGCATCGGCGAGGATTTAAACACTCGTTCCTAGACTCCAGAGCCAGAGCAACGGGTAAACTGACTGTGAATAACCCCAAAATTTCCAAACCGTTCAGGCAAATCACGCCAGGGAATTCTAGCCCGATATCGGTAGAGTACCGCTTCGATAAATAAACGGCTATCTATTGCAGTTCGACCTACATGACTCTGTCGCCCCGGTCAATGAGGTTCTATTTTCGCCCACTGGTCATCTCTCAAGGCATAGCGTCGCATAGGGGTAAGCTGGCTCAAGTCACGTCTGAATAATTTTAAAGAACAATTAACCTGGAAATTTGTTGGCAATTGAATTATGCTGGCCGTCTAGGAATAATTTAGACCATAGACTCTTGCGTCTATGCTGGAAAATAGATGCATTATAAAGCTTTATTAACTTACAGCGGATTCTCTACCAATGTTGTCAGTCAATTTTGCTGATCTGCCAGGCCTTAGAGATGTCTACCAACTTAGAACAGGCTGTCTAATGCTATAAACCTTCATAATTTAATTAGATTGTTTACAGTTTAGGGCAATAGTAGCCAGTGACCCCCCCCCAGCTTGACCCCAATCAGATAGCCAAACCAGAAATTATTCCCTCCTGGCGAGACCAGATTACCCGCTGGTGGTCGGAGTTTAAGATTCAAACCCGTCTCCTGGTTGCCGTTACGCTAATTGTTTCGGTAATGACCAGTGCGGTCACCTTTTGGGCGGTCAACAGTATTCAACAAGAAGCCCGGCTCAACGATACCCGCTACGGTCGTGACTTAGGGATTCTCTTGGCTGCTGATGTGGCCCCCCTGG
Above is a genomic segment from Pseudocalidococcus azoricus BACA0444 containing:
- a CDS encoding acetate/propionate family kinase, producing MNILVLNAGSSSQKCCLYQLPHDAPWPEKPIPPLWSGCGDWGHYDDHAELTVQSYPEGADEAGVSLAWNINDPSPTHVIEALLATLWTGPAAVITSVDEIDCVGHRVVHGGPTYTRPERLTPTVKQEITAAIPFAPLHNPANLNGIGVMEELLGPTVPQVAVFDTAFHRQMPPVAKIYPLPYALFEQGIQRYGFHGISHAHVSHQASLILNRDLHDLALITCHLGNGCSLAAVKQGRCVDTTMGFTPTAGLMMGTRCGDLDPGILVYLARQGYSPEELDQLINRQSGLVGVSGISSDLREILAAVATGNSQAQLAYDLYIYHLQAKISSLIPALGRLDALVFTAGVGENSPQVRRDVCHGLAWLGLDLNEALNSQHPRDQDIAMTHSHIRVLVIHTQEDWAIAQACWENLTRT